The DNA sequence GAGGACCGACGCCTGATCTGGCCAAGACCCCCCGCAACGGCTGTACCAGGCGAAACAGCCCGGTACAGCCGTTCACATCTCGGTGTGTTGCTCTTTGTGCGCGGAACCTGTCAGTCAGTTCAGGACAATGGCGTTCGGCAGCGGTGCCGCGCCGCCGCGCTTGGCGACAAGGGGTTCTGAGATGCGCAAGCTGGTGGCGACGGTGTTCAACTACTCGGTCGACGGGCTCATGGCCGACCGGGGCACCGCGTTCTGGGACTTCTGCTTCGGCCTGCCCGAGAACCGCGATCCCGACGACCCCGCGCAACTCGACTTCCTCCGCAGCGCGCACGCGCACGTCTTCGGCCGTACCGCCTACGAGGGCATCTCGGTGTCGATGATGAAGTCCGTCGACCACCCGTTCTCGCCCATCCTGAACGCGGCGCCCAAGGTCGTCTTCTCCCGGACGCTGGAGAAGGCGGACTGGGCCAACACCACCATCGCCGCCGGCGACACGACCGAGGAGGTCGACCGGCTCAGGCAGGGCGGCGACGGCCACATCGTGGTCTGGGGCGGGGTCCGGCTGTGGCGCTCGCTCATGCAGCTCGACCTGATCGACGAGCTCCAGATCAGCATGTTCCCGTACGTCGCGGGCGAGGGCACCCGGCTGTTCGACGGCGTGCCCAGCTCGTACCCCCTGGAACTGGTCTCCAGCGTCCCCTCCGGCAACGGGATCGTCGAGCTGGTGTACCGCCGCTCCCGATAATCCGTGGCCGGGTGCGCCGGGCGCTGGCACGCTGCCTGCCCATGGGCAACTCCATCAGGTACCCGCTGCTGCGCACCCCGGACCTGGATCTGGCGTTCACGGCTGCCCAGCAGCTGATGTCGCTGGCGGTCGTCGTCGAGCACATGTTCGGCTACCTCGTCACCACCAGCCATGACCTGAGCCGCTACCAGCACGTGGCCGGGATCGACTGCCGGGCCCAGACCACGCCCGAACTCGCCGAGCTGCTGCTGGACGCGCTCGATCTGCACGGCCGCGACCGGCTCATGAGCGCGCCGGTATGGGACGACGGCACCTGCACCGTGTACGGCATGGACCCCCGAGCCTCGGTCCGCCTGCGTACCCTGCCGCCGGTCCTGGTGGAGGTGCATCTGGAACGGAACGCGCCCGACGAGGCCGACCGCGACCTCGTCGCCGCCGCCGGGCCCGACACCGGATCGATCTACTGGTCGGTGGGCTGGCCCGAGATCCCCGAGCTCTGCCTGCTCCCGAGCCCGAAGTACGGCGGCGTCGAGATCACCGTCAACTCCGACGACCCCGACAGCGACGTGCCCGCCTCGACCGGCGACCACACGGTATGGATCCACGACAACCGCGACGGCGCACTGCGGGTGCCCTGGCTGGGAGCGTCGATCGGTCTGCCCGACCCGCGCGTCATCGGCCCCACGAAGTACGGCATCTGATCCGCCCCGGGGGACGTGTCAGCAGTCGACGACCTTTTCGAGATGGATCGAGTCCGCCCGGTATCCGCTGTAGTAGAAGGTCACGTCGAGGATCCAGGGCGATCCTTGGCAGACAGCGCTGCGTGCCACCGAGATGGTCTTCGTGAACGTGTTGGAGCCGGTGCCCGTCACCGTGGCGGTTCTGTCCCGCGCCCGCTTCGAGGAGTGGTAGCCGACGTCGATCGTCGCCTTGCCATACCCCGTCGTGGTCCCCTTGACCGTCACGACGACCTCCGTGCTCGTGACCGAGATGCTCATCGTCATCGACTTGAGCTTGATCGTGGGGCGTGGCGCGGGCGACGGCGAGCGGCGGGGCGACGGGGACGTCGAGGGTTTCGGCGTCGGCGACACGCTGGGCGAGGGCACGGCGCTCGGCGAGGGCGGCGCCTCGGCTGACGGGCTCGCGACGGGGCTCGGCGAGGCGAACAGCGCGGCGGGCTCCGGATCGTCGCCGGAGCAGGCTGCCAGCGTCCCGGTCAGCAGCACAGCGGCGACAGCGGCGGCGAAACGAACCCTCGGCATGACGACCCTCCGACACGAGAACAGGCCGCGCCACTCTACGAGATCTTGACCGCCCGCGCGGCCCCGTCCAGCGGGGTTGCGCTGCGTGATCGGCGCTTGCGGTCACCTCCGCAGCCCCAACACGAGGTTTCGACCGAAGCCGCCGATCAACCCGCCACCTCACCCCATCGACCCGGCCCGCACCGGGCGCAGGGCCACGAAGATCGGCGTTCTCGGTCGGAATGCGAGTCTGAGCGCGAGATTCTGACCGGAAACTGTGATCATGGTGGCTGCGCGGCTGCGCCCGCGCGGCTGCGCGGGCCTGGCGCGGACCGGTCGGCCCGTGCCAGACGGCCGGGCTCGGCGCAGCGCGGTCCGGGTCGCGTGACGCGACCCGGACCGCACCCACCCCGAGCGCCCCTGGATTGGCGCTCAGCCGCCCCCGCCGCCCCCCGACGGCGCGGGAGTCTTCGCGTACGCGCGCCAGCTGTTCCCGCCGTCGCCGACGAAGAAGAACACCAGGTATGTCTTCCCGTCCTGCACCAGCGCGTCGACGGAGTCGCCGACCCGCGCCTCGGGCTCGTCTGCCAACTGCCCGAAGTCGAGGTCGACCTTGTTCATCGGCCCGCCGGTCTGCGACGACCGCAGTTTCCATGTCCCGCTGCCGTCCACCTGCCCGGCGAAGTCGTGGGACAGGAAGTCGCGGAACCGCTCATACGGCAGTTTCACCGCGGTGAACCTCCCGTCGGCGGTGAAGACCAGGTTGCCTCCGTCGACGTTGCTCCAGGTGCCGACCAGGTCTGCCGGGCGCAGGTCGGCGGGGTCCCCGTAGTCGGCGAGAGCTCCCCCAACGCGCACCCGCCCCCGATGACCAAGGCCACCACCAGCGCGAGTATTCGTCGCATGGCAGCGATTCTGCCGTCACCGCCTCCGGAATGCGTCCCTCGTCACGACGCCTTCACAGCTTCTCCACAGTCGCGAATGGAGCGTTAGGACCCAGGCGTGGGGAAGGGCACCTTCGACCTCGCAAAGCGAGCCGCGATGCTGCTCGTCTGGCTGACGCCAGCCGACGAAGGTGCCCTTCCGTACCTCAGTCCTCGGGGGTGGCGAGGGTGGTGAGGGTGGCGGTGCCGAGGGCGGCGAGGGCGGCGGGGTCGGGGCTGCCGTCGGCGACGACCACCGCGTATCGCAGCAGCAGGCTGCCGTCGTGGGCCATCGTCACCTCCTCGTCGAAGAACGGTGCGGGGCAGACGCAGGCGAAGGGCTCCGCGCGGACGAACCACTTGACGTGCTGGTCGCCGTTGCCGGGGTCGTCGACGAAGACCAGGGTCGACGAGCGGCTGCTGCCGTCGTGGCGGCCGGTGAAGCCGAGCCAGGGGGCGCGTACGCCCATCAGCTCGTCGCCGCCGGTCCGGCCCTCGACGTGTACGGCGCCGCCGGTGAACGAGCGCGGCCCGCGCCAGAACAGCCCGCCGTAGCCCGCGTTGTCGCGGCCCTCGGTGGTGGGGCTGCCCATGACGATGTCGCGGCCGCTGACGTTGGTGAGCGCGGTGGTGAAGGTGAGCACCCAGGCGTCGGAGTCGGGGGCGGCGGTGACGGTGAAGCCGCGCTCCTCGCGCAGCCAGGTCTCGCCCCCCTCGGTGATCCAGTCGAGCCGGTGGGCGACGCGGACGAGGCCGGGCTCGGCGTCGAGCCGGTCGAACCGCTGGTGCCGCATGCTGCCGTTGTTGGGCAGCTGGCGGTATTCGTGGCCGCGGGTGTAGGTGACGCCGCCCCAGAAGTTCTCGGTGCCGACGTTGGGCAGCGACAGCGCGATGCCCCGGTGCCACACGTGGTCGTGTGGCCGGAACAGGCTGACCAGGTCGCCGCCGAGGGTGTGCAGCGGGTGGAAGTACGGCCGCGGCGACTCCAGCTGGGGGTCGGTGGGCTGGTAGACGTAGCGCAGCAGGAGCTGGTCGCCGTATTCGACGGCCAGCGAACCGGTGCGGTCGTCGGTCAGGCGCAGGGCGGCGTCGCTCATCGGGCACCTCCCAGGGCGCGTACGGCCGGCCACGGGGCGCCGGTGCCCTGCATCCGGTCGTAGAACGGTGAGCCGGGGCCGATCTCGCCGCGGGCGACGGGGCGGCCGGTGAAGGCGGACTGGTACACGGCGGCGATCAGCTCCATGGTGGCGCGGGCGGCGGCGGTGCCGACCGGCGGTTCCTGGCCCGCGTCGAGCGCGTCGAGCACGGCCGCGAGCTGCGCGCCGTGGCCGCTGGCCTGCCCCTTCGGCCCGGCGGCCCAGGCGGCCTCGACCGCCTCGGCGTGACCGGGGGCGGCGGTGACGGTCCAGTCGGCGTCGCCGTAGCCGTACAGGTGGGTGAGCTCGACGGTGGCGTGGCCGAAGTCGAAGCGCAGGTGGCTGGTCTCGCGCGGGGACAGCAGGCTGTTGACGACGCTGGCCACGGCACCGGACTCGAAGGTCACGATGGCGCAGGACAGGTCCTCGGTGTCGGTGGGCCGGGCCTGGCGGGCGGCCACGGCGACGACCTCGCGCCAGGGGCCGAGCACCGACAGCAGCAGGTCCATCTGGTGGATGCCGTGGCCCATGGTCGGGCCGCCGCCCTCGACGTCCCAGCGGCCGCGCCAGGGCACCTCGAAGTACGCGTCGGGCCGGTGCCACAGGGTGTGGCAGACGGCCGTCATCGGGGCGCCCAGGCGCCCGTCGGCGGCCAGTGCCGCCAGCGTGCGGGCGCCGCTGCCGAAGCGGTGCTGGAACACGGTGGCGAAGTGGCCGCCGCCGGCCTGCGCTGCGGCGCTGATCCGGTCGAACTCGGCCAGGCTGAGCGCGGGCGGCTTCTCGCAGAGCACGGTCAGGCCCCGGCTCAGGCACATGACGGCCTGCGGGGCGTGCAGGCCGGGCGGGGTGCACAGGTCCACCAGGTCGGGGCGCTCGGCGGTGAGCATCTCCTCCAGGCTGGCGTAGCCGTGCGGTTCGGGCAGGCCGAGGTCGGCCAGGTGGGCGGTGAACTCGCGCAGCCGCCGGTCGTCGACGTCGACGACGGCGCTGACGCGGGCCCGGCCGCCCAGGTCCGCTATGCCGCGGGCGTGCACGGCGGCGATGCCGCCGGTGCCCACCACGGCGAGGTCATAGGTCTGCAAGCACAACCTCCGTGGTCATGGCTCGGTCGTGGCCCACGGTCCGTTCCGGACCGTGGAAGCGGACGGCCACGGTATGCCGGAAGTCTGCACTGGACGCCCCGAAGCGCAACTCGGTATCCCCCGGTTCCACGACGCGCCGCCCGGACCGGCCGGTGAACGCGGTCAGGTCGGCGTGCACGGTGAACGCGACCCGGCGCGCCTGGCCGGGGGCGAGCGGCACGCGGGCGTACCCGATGAGGCGGACCACGGGCCGGGTCACCTGGGCGACCGGGTCGTGCAGGTAGAGCTGGACGACCTCGGTGCCCGCGCGGTCGCCGGTGTTGCGGACCGTGATCGCGACCTCGACCGCGCCGTCGGTGGCGCAGCTCAGCGGGCCTGCCGTGGCGGGCTCCCAGGCGAAGGAGGTGTACGACAGCCCGTGCCCGAACGGGTACAGCGGCGTCGGGTCGACGGTGCTGACGTCGCTGCGGTGCGCCAGCGTCGGGGCGAGGTAGCTCGCGGGCTGGCCGCCGGGGTGACGCGGGACGCCGACCGGCAGCCGCCCCGACGGGCAGACCCGGCCGGTGAGCACGCCCGCGACCGCGGCGCCGCCCTCCTCGCCGGGGAAGAACGCCTGCACCACGGCGGCCAGGCGGTCGGCGTACGCGCCGAGGGCGTACGGCCGGCCTGACAGCAGCACCAGCACCACCGGCACCCCGGTGTCGAGCACCGCTGCGAGCAGCTGCTCCTGGACCCCGGGCAGGCGCAGTTCGGTGACGTCGCAGCCCTCGCCGGAGGTGCCGTTGCCGAACAGCCCGGCCTGGTCGCCGAGCACCAGCACGCACGCCTCGGCGCGGGCGGCGGCCTGCGCGGCCGCGCCGATGCCGCCGGTGTCGGCGCCGCGCACGTCGCAGCCGGGCGCGTACGCGATCGCGGTGTCGGGCAGCGCGGTGCGCAGGCTCGCCAGCAGCGTGGGCACCTCGACGCCGAGCGGCAGCCCGGGGTGGTGCAGGCCGACGTGGCGCGGGAACGTGTAGCAGCCGAGCATGCCGTCGGCGTGGTCGGCCAGCGGCCCGACCACGGCCAGCGTGCCGGGCGTGCGCAGGGGCAGGGTGCCGTCGTTGCCCAGCAGCACCACCGACTCCTCGGCCAGCCGCCGGGCCAGCTCGCGGGCGGGCGCCGGGTCGAGCTCGACGGCCTCGGCGGCGGTGGGCTCCCAGCCGGGGTCGAGCAGGCCGAGCTCGCACTTCTGTAGCAGCACCCGGCGCAGCGCGCGGTCGACCAGCTCCTCGGCGACCTGCCCGGACTCGACCGCCTCCAGCAGCGGGCGGCCGTAGCAGCGGACCATGGGCAGCTCGACGTCGACCCCGGCGGCCAGGGCGAGCGCGGCGGCGGCACCGTGGTCGGCGGCGACGTGGTGCAGGGTCTGCAGGAACGTGACCCCGAAGTAGTCGGCCACGACGGTGCCGGTGAAGCCCCACTCGTCGCGCAGCAGGCTGGTCAGCAGCCGCGGGTCCGAGGCGGCGGGGACGCCGTCGATCTCGGCGTACGAGTGCATCACCGAGCGGGCGCCGCCGTCGCGCACGGCCAGCTCGAACGGCGGCAGCAGCACGTCGGCCAGCTCGCGCGGCCCGATCCCGACCGGGCCGAAGTTGCGCCCGCCCCGGGAGGCGGAGTAGCCCGCGAAGTGCTTTAGCGTGGCCACGATCCCGGCCGACTCCAGGCCCCGCACGTATCCGGTGCCGACGGTGGCGACCAGGTACGGGTCCTCGCCGATGGTCTCCTCGGTGCGGCCCCAGCGGGCGTCGCGGGTCACGTCGAGCACGGGGGCCAGCCCCTGGTGCACGCCGAGGGAGCGCATGCTCGCCCCGATCACGGCGCCGACCTGCTCGACCAGGGCGGCGTCGAAGCTCGCGCCCCAGGCCAGCGGGGTCGGGAAGATCGTCGCCCCGTACGCGGTGAAGCCGGTGAGGCATTCCTCGTGGACCAGGGCCGGGATGCCGAACCGGCCCGCGGCGACGATCGCCGTCTGGAGCTCGGCGAGCTGCCGGGCGCCGTCCGCGGCCGAGACGGGCGCGGTGCCGTACGGCCGGGTGAGCTGGCCGAGGCCGTCCTTGATCAGGCGGCGCCAGTCGAAGCCCTCGTCGGCCATGTCCTGCTGGAACGGGGCCACGTCCTGGCCGGTGGCGCCGCCGGCGGGCCACACCGCGTAGAGCTGGCCGAGCTTCTCGGCCAGGGTCATCCGGCGCATCAGGTCGGCGACCCGGTCGGGGGCGGGCAGCGCGACGTCGCGCCACGGTTCGAGCGGGCTGGGCTGGCTGGACATCCGACGGTCCTCCGAAGCGCGGCGGGGCTGCTTCCGGGAAAGTTCCGGTATGGAGATCTCACCGGAGGGCAGTGGCATCCGCACCCTAGCACCGCGCTCGGCGCTATCCATAGCTCTTGCGGCGACTTTCGCGGCCGAGACGTCCAAAAGCGCCGATCAACAAGCTCCGAAACTTCCGCTGCGCCACCAATCCCCTGCTCGTACGGCCTCTGCCGTAGAAACGGTGCACAGTGGACAGACACGGCAGCGCCACCAGCAGGGCTTCACAGTCACGTTCCGTGGCCGGCCTCCGCTCCGCAGATGCGCGGTAGGAGGTTGCGGTGGAGGCGGTCATGCTGCCGTCGCTCCGTTGCGTCACCGAAAGTTTTCAATATCCCCAATTCGGCCATAGGGGGTTGACTATCCCGTTCGGTCGTCCCTACCGTTCCGAGTCAGTTACGGAACTGTTCCGGAATTCTTTCGACTGTACGGCTTTGCCCATCGAGAGGGCCGCTGACCGTGCCGGCGCAGACCCCCGTGGGGCGGACCAGCCCGCCGCCCCACGGGCCGCCCGCCCTGGTGGTGGTCGTCGGCCGGGCAGCGCTCGACACCGTGCTCGACACGTACCAGACTGACATCCTGTCCGGACGCAAGCCGCTGTCGGCCTGGGACGACGCCGTCTCCGAACGGCGCCGGGCCGGGGGCGACGAGGTCCGCGGCCGCTTCCAGGACCAGCTGGCATGATCGTCGAACCGGGTGCGGACCGCGCTCCCTACCGGCCCGCACCCGGCCGTCCGGAAGGACATTCCCCGTGTACGGCTTCCCCGGCGCGACCGCCGTCTCGGCGCTGCGCGTGTACGACTGGCCCGCCGCCGACGGCAGGCGCGGCGGCTCCCCGCACCTGCACACCGCCTCGTCCGAGGGCTACGTCGTCACCTCCGGCACCGGCACCCTGGAGACCCTGAGCCGCGACGGGTACGCCGAGCACCCGCTCGGACCCGGCACCGTGCTGTGGTTCAGCCCCGGCACGGTGCACCGGCTGGTCACCGACGGCGACCTGGAACTGCTGGTGGTGATGCAGAACGCGGGCCTGCCCGAGGCGGGCGACGCGGTGCTCACCTTCCCGCCCGAGGTGCTGGCCGACCCGGCCGCCTACGCGCGGGCCGCGGCGCTGGCCGTACCCCCGGAGATCGAGGCCGGGCCGCAGACGCAGGCCGCGCTCGCCGACGCGGCCCGGCACCGCCGCGACCTCGCGCTGGAGGGTTACCTGCGGCTGCGCGAGGGCGGCCCGGACGCGCTGGCCGAGCTGCACCGGGCCGCCGCGGCACTGGTCCGCGACCGGGCCGCGGCCTGGGACGCGCTGTGGCGCGAGCGCGCCCTGGCCCAGGCCGAGCGCACCGGCGCCCAACTGCGCGACCTCGCCGAGGGGCGCCCCGGCCTCATGTCCGACGCCCACGTCGGCCACGCCACCCCGAACCCGCCCGGCCGCCACGGCATGTGCGGCCACCTCCAGACCTGGGCCTTCTGACCCCGCCCACCCGCCTCGCCCGCGCCCGCCCCGCACGGGGTTCGTGCAGTTTCGGGGAAAGTGCTGGAATCCGGGCGGCCGGCTCAAGCGGTTGTTGCAACGAGGTACTGGTTGAGTCGTTCGGCGGGGTTTTGCCAGTCGAGGGTTTGGCGCGGTCGTCCGTTGAGTTCTCGGGCGACCGCGTCGAGTTCGTCCTGGCTGTATTTGCGGAAGTCGGTGCTGGAGCGGGGGAAGTACTGGCGTAGCAGGCCGTTGGTGTTCTCGTTGCTGCCGCGTTGCCAGGGCGAGTGGGGGTCGCAGAAGTAGACCTTGCAGTCGGTGGCCAGGGTGAACCGGGCGTGGCGGGCCATCTCGGCGCCCTGGTCCCAGGTCAGGGTCTTGCGTAGTTCGTCGGGTAGGCGGTTCATCAGGGTGATGAGGACGTCGGTGACGTTGTCGCTGATGCGTGATTCGGGCAGGGCGCCGAGCATGAC is a window from the Catellatospora sp. TT07R-123 genome containing:
- a CDS encoding Gfo/Idh/MocA family protein; translation: MQTYDLAVVGTGGIAAVHARGIADLGGRARVSAVVDVDDRRLREFTAHLADLGLPEPHGYASLEEMLTAERPDLVDLCTPPGLHAPQAVMCLSRGLTVLCEKPPALSLAEFDRISAAAQAGGGHFATVFQHRFGSGARTLAALAADGRLGAPMTAVCHTLWHRPDAYFEVPWRGRWDVEGGGPTMGHGIHQMDLLLSVLGPWREVVAVAARQARPTDTEDLSCAIVTFESGAVASVVNSLLSPRETSHLRFDFGHATVELTHLYGYGDADWTVTAAPGHAEAVEAAWAAGPKGQASGHGAQLAAVLDALDAGQEPPVGTAAARATMELIAAVYQSAFTGRPVARGEIGPGSPFYDRMQGTGAPWPAVRALGGAR
- a CDS encoding glycoside hydrolase family 3 N-terminal domain-containing protein — protein: MSSQPSPLEPWRDVALPAPDRVADLMRRMTLAEKLGQLYAVWPAGGATGQDVAPFQQDMADEGFDWRRLIKDGLGQLTRPYGTAPVSAADGARQLAELQTAIVAAGRFGIPALVHEECLTGFTAYGATIFPTPLAWGASFDAALVEQVGAVIGASMRSLGVHQGLAPVLDVTRDARWGRTEETIGEDPYLVATVGTGYVRGLESAGIVATLKHFAGYSASRGGRNFGPVGIGPRELADVLLPPFELAVRDGGARSVMHSYAEIDGVPAASDPRLLTSLLRDEWGFTGTVVADYFGVTFLQTLHHVAADHGAAAALALAAGVDVELPMVRCYGRPLLEAVESGQVAEELVDRALRRVLLQKCELGLLDPGWEPTAAEAVELDPAPARELARRLAEESVVLLGNDGTLPLRTPGTLAVVGPLADHADGMLGCYTFPRHVGLHHPGLPLGVEVPTLLASLRTALPDTAIAYAPGCDVRGADTGGIGAAAQAAARAEACVLVLGDQAGLFGNGTSGEGCDVTELRLPGVQEQLLAAVLDTGVPVVLVLLSGRPYALGAYADRLAAVVQAFFPGEEGGAAVAGVLTGRVCPSGRLPVGVPRHPGGQPASYLAPTLAHRSDVSTVDPTPLYPFGHGLSYTSFAWEPATAGPLSCATDGAVEVAITVRNTGDRAGTEVVQLYLHDPVAQVTRPVVRLIGYARVPLAPGQARRVAFTVHADLTAFTGRSGRRVVEPGDTELRFGASSADFRHTVAVRFHGPERTVGHDRAMTTEVVLADL
- a CDS encoding cupin domain-containing protein, producing the protein MYGFPGATAVSALRVYDWPAADGRRGGSPHLHTASSEGYVVTSGTGTLETLSRDGYAEHPLGPGTVLWFSPGTVHRLVTDGDLELLVVMQNAGLPEAGDAVLTFPPEVLADPAAYARAAALAVPPEIEAGPQTQAALADAARHRRDLALEGYLRLREGGPDALAELHRAAAALVRDRAAAWDALWRERALAQAERTGAQLRDLAEGRPGLMSDAHVGHATPNPPGRHGMCGHLQTWAF
- a CDS encoding dihydrofolate reductase family protein, which encodes MRKLVATVFNYSVDGLMADRGTAFWDFCFGLPENRDPDDPAQLDFLRSAHAHVFGRTAYEGISVSMMKSVDHPFSPILNAAPKVVFSRTLEKADWANTTIAAGDTTEEVDRLRQGGDGHIVVWGGVRLWRSLMQLDLIDELQISMFPYVAGEGTRLFDGVPSSYPLELVSSVPSGNGIVELVYRRSR
- a CDS encoding PmoA family protein, translated to MSDAALRLTDDRTGSLAVEYGDQLLLRYVYQPTDPQLESPRPYFHPLHTLGGDLVSLFRPHDHVWHRGIALSLPNVGTENFWGGVTYTRGHEYRQLPNNGSMRHQRFDRLDAEPGLVRVAHRLDWITEGGETWLREERGFTVTAAPDSDAWVLTFTTALTNVSGRDIVMGSPTTEGRDNAGYGGLFWRGPRSFTGGAVHVEGRTGGDELMGVRAPWLGFTGRHDGSSRSSTLVFVDDPGNGDQHVKWFVRAEPFACVCPAPFFDEEVTMAHDGSLLLRYAVVVADGSPDPAALAALGTATLTTLATPED